From Rutidosis leptorrhynchoides isolate AG116_Rl617_1_P2 chromosome 3, CSIRO_AGI_Rlap_v1, whole genome shotgun sequence, a single genomic window includes:
- the LOC139900024 gene encoding uncharacterized protein, with protein sequence MTNTIDDLINTTDTNSNNHPLYFHQNDHPGLILISKKLTGSENYGSWKRSMMIALNEKNKLKIVTKEYSEPSRDSNLRPLWERNNDMIISWILNTVTDEISNSLNFVASGLWSELQEHYS encoded by the coding sequence ATGACGAACACAATTGATGATCTGATCAACACTACAGATACAAATTCAAACAATCATCCTCTCTACTTTCATCAGAATGATCATCCAGGACTCATTCTAATCTCAAAGAAGCTAACTGGATCAGAAAACTATGGAAGCTGGAAACGTTCAATGATGATAGCATTGAATGAAAAGAACAAGCTGAAAATTGTAACCAAAGAATACAGTGAACCGAGTAGAGATTCAAACCTAAGGCCACTCTGGGAGAGGAACAATGACATGATCATCTCCTGGATCTTGAACACAGTTACAGATGAGATCAGCAACAGTCTCAACTTTGTTGCATCAGGCCTATGGAGTGAACTTCAGGAACATTATTCATGA